ATTATTTTTATCAGCCATAAGCTAGATGAAGTACTGGAGATTGCTGACCGGGTCACGGTGCTTAGAAAAGGAAAATTGGTGGGGACGGCGGCCGCCGATTCGGTCAGCCAGGATGATCTGGCCCAAATGATGGTGGGGAGGCCGGTGGTTCAAAGCATTGACAAAGAAGAAGGGACTTTCGGGGCGGCGGTTTTGTCGCTGGTAGGGCTGACTTTGCAAGAGACCGGGGATCGGGCGGCGTTGTCCGATTTGTCGCTTGAGGTTCGCGCCGGGGAAATCTATGGTATCGCCGGAATTGAAGGCAACGGACAAAAAGAGCTAGCTGAAGCCGTGATTGGCCTGCGCCAACCTACAGCCGGACAGATCCTGATTTCCGGCCAGGATACCAAGGGCCTGGATGTAGCTGCCGTACGGGCTCTCGGGGTGGCCTATATTTCCGAGGACCGGCACCGCCAAGGATTAGTGCTGCCGATGAAGGTCTGGGAGAACATGATCCTGGGCTTGCAGCGGCGGCAGTTTTATCGCCGGCCGCGGCTTGAGGTTACGGCGGCGCAGCAGTTCAGCCGGCAAAAAGTGGAGGAGTACAGTATTGCTCTGAGCTCGATCCAGCAAAAAGCAGAGAGCCTGTCCGGCGGCAATCAACAAAAGGTGATTTTGGCCCGCGAGTTGGCCCAGGAGCCGCAAATGATTGTGGCGGCTCAACCCACCAGGGGTCTGGATATTGGGGCGGCGGAGTTTGTGCACCGTCAGCTACTGGCTAAACGCCAGAGCGGCTGCGCTATTCTATTTATCTCCGCCGACTTGGATGAAGTGCTCTCCATTGCCGACCGGGTGGGTGTGATCTACAACGGCCGGATTGTGGCTGAGTTTAGGCCGGAAGAAGTAACGGCGGAGGAGCTGGGGGTCTATATGCTGGGCGGTAAGAAGAAGGCAGGTGGGGCAGCATGAGCAAAGACTGGCAGATAAGGATCATAAGAGTGGCGGCACCGGTGGTGGCCATACTGTTGGCAGCGTTTCTGAGTTCTTTGGTAATCTTGGCGATCGGGAAGAGCCCGCTGGCAGTGTTTGCCACCATGTTCAGCTTTAGTTTTCGCCGTCTGGACAGTATCGCTATTATTCTGCACAATGCTACGCCCTTAATCTTTTCCGGGTTAGCAGTGTCCATCGGTTTTCATATGGGACTCTTTAATATCGGGGTGGAAGGGCAGTATCTTATGGGCGCCTTTACGGCAGCTCTGGTGGGGTTTGCCGTTAAAGGGCTGCCCCAGGCGATTCATCTGCCGCTCACTATCGCGGCCGGGATTGCCGGAGGTCTGATCTGGTCCTTCCTGCCTATTTATCTAAAAGTCAAGCGCGGCGTTCATGAAGTGATCAGCACCATTATGTTTAACTATATTTCGTATTCTCTGATCCACTACTTTATTGCGGACTTGTTTTTGGACCGAACACAGAAATTAGTTATGGGACTGGGCAGTCCGCTGATGCGAATGCCGAAACTTTTACCGACGGCTCTTATGCCTCGGTTGCACGGTTTCCTAGCGCTGTTTGGCCTTACACTACCGAAACATGTGTATCTTAACTGGTTTTTCCCGTTGGCCTGTTTGCTGGCCGGCGGAGTCTATTATTTGCTTTTGGGAACGCCCTTTGGGTTCGAGCTTAGGGCAGTGGGGCACAACGCCGAGGCGGCCCGGGCGGCCGGTATTGCGCCGGAAAGGGTTTATCTGAAAGGATTCTTGCTGAGCGGGGCTATTGCCGGGCTGGTGGGGCTGTCTAACTTGCTGGGTTTTTCCGGCTATATGGATTTGGATTTTCCGCGCAGTTATGGTTTTGACGGTATTGCTGTAGCTTTAATTGCCCGCAACAACCCTTTCGGCATTATTTTTTCCGCCATCTTATTTGGTTTCTTGAACCGGGGCGCGGAAGGAGTCCAGACTTTCCTCAATGTACCCATGGATACAGTGGTTATTCTTCAGGCCCTTATGATCCTGTCCATTGTGATCATCAACAAGGTCATTGAGGATTACTTGAAGCGTCTGGCTCAAAAGGAGGTGGCCAAGGGTGTTTCTGACCGAACTGTTGGCATCGAGCTTTAGAATGGGTGTTCCTATTTTGTTGGTATCGCTGGGGGCGGTGTTTTCGGAGCGAAGCGGTGTGGTCAACATCGGGCTGGAAGGGATGATGGTGGTCGGATCGTTTTGGGGTGCGCTGGGGGCTTACTTTCTGGGCCCGGTCAGCGGCTTCTTGCTGGCGGCG
The DNA window shown above is from Bacillota bacterium and carries:
- a CDS encoding ABC transporter permease, with product MFLTELLASSFRMGVPILLVSLGAVFSERSGVVNIGLEGMMVVGSFWGALGAYFLGPVSGFLLAAVAGLVLALIHALATVTFRVEHVVSGVALNILAYGSSRFMSQA
- a CDS encoding ABC transporter permease; protein product: MSKDWQIRIIRVAAPVVAILLAAFLSSLVILAIGKSPLAVFATMFSFSFRRLDSIAIILHNATPLIFSGLAVSIGFHMGLFNIGVEGQYLMGAFTAALVGFAVKGLPQAIHLPLTIAAGIAGGLIWSFLPIYLKVKRGVHEVISTIMFNYISYSLIHYFIADLFLDRTQKLVMGLGSPLMRMPKLLPTALMPRLHGFLALFGLTLPKHVYLNWFFPLACLLAGGVYYLLLGTPFGFELRAVGHNAEAARAAGIAPERVYLKGFLLSGAIAGLVGLSNLLGFSGYMDLDFPRSYGFDGIAVALIARNNPFGIIFSAILFGFLNRGAEGVQTFLNVPMDTVVILQALMILSIVIINKVIEDYLKRLAQKEVAKGVSDRTVGIEL
- a CDS encoding ABC transporter ATP-binding protein — protein: MVATAVKLTGITKRFPGVLANDSIDLQVTKGEIHAIVGENGAGKSTLMKILAGLYQPDAGQIFIFGQEQVISSPARAIELKIGMVHQHFMLIPRFTVLENIVLGAERKHGVMLDTLAARREVTDLCQLYNFALELEAPVGEISVGQAQRVEILKVLYRGADILVLDEPTAVLAPQEVKELFNNLRRLKDDGKTIIFISHKLDEVLEIADRVTVLRKGKLVGTAAADSVSQDDLAQMMVGRPVVQSIDKEEGTFGAAVLSLVGLTLQETGDRAALSDLSLEVRAGEIYGIAGIEGNGQKELAEAVIGLRQPTAGQILISGQDTKGLDVAAVRALGVAYISEDRHRQGLVLPMKVWENMILGLQRRQFYRRPRLEVTAAQQFSRQKVEEYSIALSSIQQKAESLSGGNQQKVILARELAQEPQMIVAAQPTRGLDIGAAEFVHRQLLAKRQSGCAILFISADLDEVLSIADRVGVIYNGRIVAEFRPEEVTAEELGVYMLGGKKKAGGAA